ACCTGTCTTATCAAAAATAATATGATTAATTTTTGCAGCCATCTCTATTTTATCGCCTCCTTTAAATAAAACACCCTTTTTTGCAGCTTTACCTGATGCGACGGTTATTACTGTTGGTGTAGCTAAACCTAGTGCACAAGGACAAGCTATTACTAAAACAGCAATTGACAATTGAATTGCTAAATTTAGGAAATTGTCAGCATTACTACCAAGCGAACTATGCAGTGTATGGCTGGAGTTTGTTATGAATTGATGATGATTATGACTTAATAAATCAGGCCAAATTTGCTTTGCTCCCTTCCACCAAAAAAAGAAACTCAAAGTTGCAAATAAGAGGACAAAGTAAGTAAATTTGCCTGCAACTTTATCAGCAATTCTTTGCATTGAGGGTTTATTAGCGTTTACAGACTCAATAAGACTGACTAGTTTTGCAAGAGAAGAATCTCCGCCGACTTTTTTTACTTTAAGTCTAAGAGTTGAATTTAGATTTAGAGATCCACAGGATAAATTTTCCCCTACCTTGACTTCTATAGGTTTGGATTCTCCAGTAATATGTGAGACATCAATATATGAATGACCTTGAGTAACAATGCAGTCAGCTGGTACTCTGTCACCTGCTAAAACTTGAATTTCTTGATCAGGTTTTAAAGCGTTTACTCTTATTGATTTTATTTTATTATTTTCTGTGTAGATATTTGCCATTTCAGGTTGAAGATCTAATAATTCTCCAATGGATGAACTAGTTTGATATCTAGCTCTTTCTTCCAAGAAACGCCCTATAAGAATAAATCCTAGTAGCATAACTGGCTCATTAAAAAAACAAGGGAAACCAGTAGCTGGGAATATCAACGATAGAAGACTTGTTACATATGCACTAGTTACTCCTAGAGCTACTAAAGAATCCATATCTGGACGGTTCTTTATAAATGCTTTAAATCCATTAATAATTATTACTCTTCCAGGAAATAGTAAAGCTAATGTTGCTAAGGAGGCGTGAAAAAAAATATTCCCTAATATTGGCAAATTTATATATCTCCCTTCCGCAAGATGTCCTAAACCTGAAAATATTAATAGTAATAGTGCAAAAGTTAATTTCTGCCATTGATTATTCCATTTCTTTTTTTTTTCTAATTCTGCTTTATTTATTTTTTTTGAGAAATCATTTATATAAATCTTTGATGGAAAACCATTTTCTTTTAGGTTTTCAAGAACTGTTTCTATTTCTATATGTTTCTGGCTAATTTCAAAATATGCACTTTCAGTGAGTAAGTTAACAGAAACATTTTCAATGCCATCAGAATTATTCAATATTTTTTCAACAGTACTTACACAACCTCCACATTTCATTCCTGTAATGCTTAATTGAATGCTATCCATATTTTTACAATAGAAGCAAATTAATGCTTGTCTTAATTTTTAACTATAATAATAAATGTTATAGACTTTTTAAATAGTTATTTTTTAAATTACTATATTAATTTTATTAGATCTAAGAAGTGCCTAGTAATCAAAACAGAGACAACTTTATTGATAAAGCTTTTACTGTAATTGCTGAATCTATAGTTAAAATTATGCCGATTGCAGAGAAGGAAAAAAAAGCTTACATTTATTATAGAGATGGTCTAGCTGCTCAAAATAATGGGGATTATTCGGAAGCATTAGAGTATTATAAAGAGAGTTTATTGCTTGAAGAAAATAAAATAGATAGAGGTGAAACTCTAAAAAATATGGCAATAATATATATGAGTAACGGTGAAGAGGATTTGTCTATTGAAACGTATCAAAAAGCATTAGTTGAAAATCCTAAACAACCATCATGTCTTAAGAATATAGGTTTAATTTATGAGAAAAGGGGAAGGTATGCGGAACAAAATGGTGATTTAGACCAGAGAGATATTTGGTTTGATAAAGCTGCTGAAGTATGGTC
The window above is part of the Prochlorococcus marinus CUG1415 genome. Proteins encoded here:
- a CDS encoding photosystem I assembly protein Ycf3 produces the protein MPSNQNRDNFIDKAFTVIAESIVKIMPIAEKEKKAYIYYRDGLAAQNNGDYSEALEYYKESLLLEENKIDRGETLKNMAIIYMSNGEEDLSIETYQKALVENPKQPSCLKNIGLIYEKRGRYAEQNGDLDQRDIWFDKAAEVWSKAVRLYPGGYLDIENWLKNSGRSSIDTYL
- a CDS encoding heavy metal translocating P-type ATPase encodes the protein MDSIQLSITGMKCGGCVSTVEKILNNSDGIENVSVNLLTESAYFEISQKHIEIETVLENLKENGFPSKIYINDFSKKINKAELEKKKKWNNQWQKLTFALLLLIFSGLGHLAEGRYINLPILGNIFFHASLATLALLFPGRVIIINGFKAFIKNRPDMDSLVALGVTSAYVTSLLSLIFPATGFPCFFNEPVMLLGFILIGRFLEERARYQTSSSIGELLDLQPEMANIYTENNKIKSIRVNALKPDQEIQVLAGDRVPADCIVTQGHSYIDVSHITGESKPIEVKVGENLSCGSLNLNSTLRLKVKKVGGDSSLAKLVSLIESVNANKPSMQRIADKVAGKFTYFVLLFATLSFFFWWKGAKQIWPDLLSHNHHQFITNSSHTLHSSLGSNADNFLNLAIQLSIAVLVIACPCALGLATPTVITVASGKAAKKGVLFKGGDKIEMAAKINHIIFDKTGTLTKGKPFIVDYKNNNDHSFLLRIAASLEKESRHPIANALIQEAQKQNLSLFPIKKIFTESGRGISGELDSIDGVINIGNIEWLLSKGIIIDSNAKKVIENQEKQTNTIIGVSIKDKLFGFILLGDLLRDDSIKTVQNLRENKFKINILSGDRKQTVLALAKKIGCSETEVKWDLLPQMKLNIIENLKINNKVAMIGDGINDVPALASSDLGIAVGSGTQIAKANADVVLMGDQLLGLPYALNLAKKTISKIKQNLIWAFGYNLLAIPIAAGILFPKYGILLTPSIAALLMATSSITVVVNALSLD